Proteins encoded within one genomic window of Ovis aries strain OAR_USU_Benz2616 breed Rambouillet chromosome 1, ARS-UI_Ramb_v3.0, whole genome shotgun sequence:
- the KLHDC9 gene encoding kelch domain-containing protein 9 isoform X1, translated as MAGAAGEARGLGWTWRPVARDPLLARAFHSCTELRGRFYLVGGLLAGGAREPSSETVVFDPAGGQAVRAAARGGPRRSHHDAAPVGGRWLCVVGGWDGSRRSATVTALDTDRDVWEEWTAGSGSCPPAGLSSHTCTRISDRELRVAGREGGTRTQRRYGSVYTLRLDPGARTYCYKEEGCHTVSRSGHCAALLQSPGPHPGHQLLLFGGCNSAEPEVAGHWSHGKIESVPSFSLKEEPPVAPHLMEKLPRLVSSGQGSRQGPRGLRHHSCSVVGPFAVLFGGETLNRARDTICNDLYIYDTRKSPPLWFHFPCADRGLKRVGHRTCLWNDQLYLVGGFGEDGRTASPQVCILDIFI; from the exons ATGGCGGGGGCTGCGGGCGAGGCGCGGGGCTTGGGCTGGACCTGGCGGCCGGTGGCGCGGGACCCGCTGCTGGCGCGGGCCTTCCATTCATGCACTGAACTGCGGGGACGGTTCTATTTGGTGGGGGGGCTCCTAGCTGGAGGAGCGAGAGAGCCGAGCAGCGAAACGGTGGTCTTCGATCCGGCTGGGGGCCAGGCCGTGCGGGCGGCAGCACGGGGAGGCCCGAGGCGCAGCCACCACGACGCGGCGCCGGTGGGCGGTCGCTGGCTCTGCGTGGTGGGCGGCTGGGACGGGTCGCGCCGCTCGGCCACTGTGACCGCTTTGGACACGGACCGCGATGTGTGGGAGGAGTGGACCGCCGGCTCCGGCAGCTGCCCCCCCGCCGGCCTCAGTAGTCACACCTGTACCCGAATCTCCGACCGAGAGCTTCGGGTAGCAGGCCGGGAGGGCGGGACCCGCACTCAGCGTCGTTACGGAAGCGTCTACACGTTAAGGCTGGACCCTGGCGCCCGCACCTATTG CTATAAGGAAGAAGGCTGCCACACTGTTTCACGCTCGGGTCACTGTGCTGCTTTGCTCCAAAGTCCTGGGCCCCACCCAGGTCACCAGCTATTACTCTTTGGGGGCTGCAACTCAGCTGAACCAGAAGTAGCTGGGCATTGGAGTCATGGGAAGATTGAG TCCGTCCCTTCTTTCTCCCTCAAGGAGGAACCACCTGTTGCCCCCCATTTGATGGAAAAGCTTCCAAGGCTCGTGAGCAGCGGGCAGGGGTCCCGGCAGGGGCCTCGAGGCCTGCGCCATCACTCATGTTCTGTGGTTGGTCCCTTTGCTGTCCTGTTCGGTGGAGAAACTTTGAACAGAGCCAGAGACACCATCTGCAATGACCTCTACATCTATGATACCC GAAAGTCTCCTCCTCTGTGGTTCCACTTCCCCTGTGCCGACCGTGGACTAAAACGCGTGGGCCATCGCACCTGCCTTTGGAATGATCAGCTCTACCTGGTTGGGGGTTTTGGTGAGGATGGCAGGACAGCTAGTCCACAGGTTTGCATTCTAGACATCTTTATCTAA
- the KLHDC9 gene encoding kelch domain-containing protein 9 isoform X2 yields MAGAAGEARGLGWTWRPVARDPLLARAFHSCTELRGRFYLVGGLLAGGAREPSSETVVFDPAGGQAVRAAARGGPRRSHHDAAPVGGRWLCVVGGWDGSRRSATVTALDTDRDVWEEWTAGSGSCPPAGLSSHTCTRISDRELRVAGREGGTRTQRRYGSVYTLRLDPGARTYCYKEEGCHTVSRSGHCAALLQSPGPHPGHQLLLFGGCNSAEPEVAGHWSHGKIEEEPPVAPHLMEKLPRLVSSGQGSRQGPRGLRHHSCSVVGPFAVLFGGETLNRARDTICNDLYIYDTRKSPPLWFHFPCADRGLKRVGHRTCLWNDQLYLVGGFGEDGRTASPQVCILDIFI; encoded by the exons ATGGCGGGGGCTGCGGGCGAGGCGCGGGGCTTGGGCTGGACCTGGCGGCCGGTGGCGCGGGACCCGCTGCTGGCGCGGGCCTTCCATTCATGCACTGAACTGCGGGGACGGTTCTATTTGGTGGGGGGGCTCCTAGCTGGAGGAGCGAGAGAGCCGAGCAGCGAAACGGTGGTCTTCGATCCGGCTGGGGGCCAGGCCGTGCGGGCGGCAGCACGGGGAGGCCCGAGGCGCAGCCACCACGACGCGGCGCCGGTGGGCGGTCGCTGGCTCTGCGTGGTGGGCGGCTGGGACGGGTCGCGCCGCTCGGCCACTGTGACCGCTTTGGACACGGACCGCGATGTGTGGGAGGAGTGGACCGCCGGCTCCGGCAGCTGCCCCCCCGCCGGCCTCAGTAGTCACACCTGTACCCGAATCTCCGACCGAGAGCTTCGGGTAGCAGGCCGGGAGGGCGGGACCCGCACTCAGCGTCGTTACGGAAGCGTCTACACGTTAAGGCTGGACCCTGGCGCCCGCACCTATTG CTATAAGGAAGAAGGCTGCCACACTGTTTCACGCTCGGGTCACTGTGCTGCTTTGCTCCAAAGTCCTGGGCCCCACCCAGGTCACCAGCTATTACTCTTTGGGGGCTGCAACTCAGCTGAACCAGAAGTAGCTGGGCATTGGAGTCATGGGAAGATTGAG GAGGAACCACCTGTTGCCCCCCATTTGATGGAAAAGCTTCCAAGGCTCGTGAGCAGCGGGCAGGGGTCCCGGCAGGGGCCTCGAGGCCTGCGCCATCACTCATGTTCTGTGGTTGGTCCCTTTGCTGTCCTGTTCGGTGGAGAAACTTTGAACAGAGCCAGAGACACCATCTGCAATGACCTCTACATCTATGATACCC GAAAGTCTCCTCCTCTGTGGTTCCACTTCCCCTGTGCCGACCGTGGACTAAAACGCGTGGGCCATCGCACCTGCCTTTGGAATGATCAGCTCTACCTGGTTGGGGGTTTTGGTGAGGATGGCAGGACAGCTAGTCCACAGGTTTGCATTCTAGACATCTTTATCTAA